The Pirellulales bacterium genomic interval ACGATCACGAACTCCTCGCCGCCATAGCGCGTTACGATGTCGGTATCACGTACATTGTCGGCCAGTAGCTTGGCCACCGACTTCAAGATGCTGTCGCCGTACAAGTGGCCCTGGTCGTCGTTGATCTTCTTGAAATGGTCGATGTCGAAGATCACCACCGAAAACGGCAGCTCGTAGCGGTTCATCATGGCGAACATCGACACGAGCGTCTCGTCGAGTGCGCGGCGATTGCTCACGCCGGTAAGCGGATCGGTGCGCACCTCGGTGAACGTCATCAGGTGGTTCGACTGCTGGCGGATTTCGTCGTAGGCGTTGGCCAATTGGGCGGCCAGTTTGAACGTCGGCTTCAGCATTCCCTCGGCTTCTTGGCAAAGTTCCTGCCAAGCGCCTTCCGATTGCGCTGCCCCGAGCGTCACCACGCGATTCTTGAACCGCACGACGCTCGCATGATGCGTGGCCAAATGGCGGCGGATCAAGTCGGCGATCTTTTCCAATTCGCGTGCGACGGCTTGGGCCCGCTTTAGCTCGCGGCGGGCCTGATTGTCGTTCGCCTGCAGGACCATCCGGCCCCGCCGCCCGACCAGATAGCCGATCACAGTCACGGCCGCCAAAGCCACCGGCGTGGGCAGTTGCAGCGACCAGAAATTGAAGTCGGCTAAGAGCATGAGAAAGACCAGCGATTATTGTCGGAGCCAAAACCCGGGTGAATCAAAAATTCGGCGTGTGGTTAGAGCAAGTTTAGGTCGAAATTTCCAGCAGGCGATCGCGATCGAGCCAAGCGGCGGCGCATTTTCGCTCGATCCGGCCACTAGCAGCGTGCGGGCCGCCGTCTTGGCAGCACGGCATGCTCCCATGGCGAGGTGTTTCAGCTAATAGTTCGATCGCGATCCGAAACCGCGCAAGCAAAAATATCCCGCGACGACCGCACAGCAGAGCACGAGAAACCATCCCTGCCGGTCGAGGCTGTTGATCCAATGCACCGCCCCGGCATATGCCTTGGAAACGAACATCAGTGCCAGCAGCATCGGGAGATCAACGCCAGACATGACCGCGCTTTCGGAAGGCAAATCGTCAGAGCCGGGCATGCGCCCTTCACAACTCTAGGTCACAAAAATCGACCTGAAACCGCGTTTTTGCAAGCGGTTGCGCAATCCGACGCGACGCAAGTTGGCATCGCCGGAACGCGTCGGCCCATGCGAAGCCGAGCGATTTGCCGAATTTAAGCCCGCTGAATTGCTCTGCTCGAACCGGCGCCGCGAGACCAGCTCCTCGTGTGCCCTTGCCGGCCGATGGGGGAGAGTTATAATCATGGCTTCTCAGCGGCCGCAGAGAGCGAGCCGGCCCACCCTGCCGGCACCAACCGGCGAGGGCCGGTTGTAAACCATTGCGGGCAAAGAGATTGGGGGTGTAGCTCAGTTGGTTTAGAGCGCCAGCCTGTCACGTTGGAGGCCGCGGGTTCAAGTCCCGTCACCCTCGCTCGACACAAACATAGCCGAAACAACACTTTACGTTACCTGCCGACGTTCGGCGGTGCGGCTTGTACCTGGGGAATAAAACGGTAATTACCGTTTTATCCGCATGCACAAGGGAACCCCCGCATATGCCTCGAACTGCTGGATCTTCTACGCCTCAGTATCGGAAACATCGGGCAACCACGCAGGCCGTCGTCACCATCGCCGGCCGGGATCGCTACCTCCGGTCCGCATGGTACTAAGGCAAGCCGAATCGAATACGACCGGCTCGTGACCGATGGCTTGCCGCAAGCAGGCCGACGTCGACCGCGACCGACATTACCGCGATCGATGCCCAATACGAAGTCTGGCCGCTTGCGGCAATGGCCTGCCGCACGAGCGCCGCATTTCGCATGTGTCGCTCGATGGTTCCTTCCCGCGGGCGGTCCTGTCGATGTTGCGCCTCACTGGCGGCTGCGGACGCATGTTGGCGCGCGTTCGGGCGTCCATCGGATTCGGCTTGCCGCAACGAACGAAAGCGCTGTATAACGCCGCCCCCGATTCGCGCGGCAGTCCGCAACGGCCTGGCCGTCACTGGAACCGGCAAGCAAAAACGGCGAGCAAGCCGCAACTCCACCGGCGCAGTTAGTCCGGCACATTATTGGCCGGCTTCGGCAACCAGGCTGTTATTCCGC includes:
- a CDS encoding GGDEF domain-containing protein, with translation MLLADFNFWSLQLPTPVALAAVTVIGYLVGRRGRMVLQANDNQARRELKRAQAVARELEKIADLIRRHLATHHASVVRFKNRVVTLGAAQSEGAWQELCQEAEGMLKPTFKLAAQLANAYDEIRQQSNHLMTFTEVRTDPLTGVSNRRALDETLVSMFAMMNRYELPFSVVIFDIDHFKKINDDQGHLYGDSILKSVAKLLADNVRDTDIVTRYGGEEFVIVMPQTPMTGACIFTDRLRQQVEQNLPLTISGGVASAVDGDGPQTLLSRADAALYSAKAAGRNRVYYHNGLEIRPTTESDSEAVEAPRLESANMQPSEEPIV